In a genomic window of Chryseobacterium sp. G0162:
- a CDS encoding DUF4840 domain-containing protein, producing MKKFTVTQFLTAILIVLTGFSLYSCSVDGPEIRPVKLEDVNGNYKGRLITIQGDSKSEKIKNFKAKKDTIMFSEFPVDEIVKTVVKDPLKAEAAIKAVGKVKYDIKYTASINAGNNVIELSLSPKPLMILIPVDGVNKKTEVVLNAKQKGFYVGMDGSLRFALTAEKITVDGTVLAPYEAINYNFPFCVKY from the coding sequence ATGAAAAAATTTACAGTAACTCAATTTTTAACAGCTATTTTAATCGTATTAACAGGATTTTCTTTGTATTCATGCAGTGTTGATGGTCCGGAAATAAGACCCGTAAAACTGGAAGATGTGAATGGAAATTATAAAGGAAGACTTATTACCATACAAGGAGATAGCAAGTCAGAAAAAATAAAAAATTTTAAAGCAAAAAAAGATACGATTATGTTTTCAGAATTTCCGGTGGATGAAATTGTGAAAACAGTGGTGAAAGATCCGTTAAAAGCAGAAGCAGCGATTAAAGCAGTAGGAAAGGTAAAATATGATATTAAATATACAGCGTCTATAAATGCAGGCAATAATGTGATTGAATTATCCTTGAGCCCTAAACCATTGATGATTCTGATTCCTGTAGATGGTGTGAACAAAAAGACAGAAGTGGTATTGAATGCAAAGCAGAAAGGGTTTTATGTGGGAATGGATGGCTCACTGCGATTTGCTTTAACAGCAGAGAAAATTACCGTAGACGGTACAGTACTTGCCCCTTATGAAGCTATTAATTATAATTTTCCGTTCTGTGTAAAATATTAA